In the Sphingomonas sp. LM7 genome, one interval contains:
- the ilvN gene encoding acetolactate synthase small subunit, with amino-acid sequence MHIKEEQKERHTLAVIVDNEPGILARIAGLFTARGYNIESLTVSEITEDNRISRITIVTSSSAAVMEQIIAQLERLVPVHKVTDLTAAGPHVERELALVKVAGTGDHRIEALRLAEVYRARVVDATISSFVFEVTGGSEKLDKFVELMRELGLIEVARTGVVAISRGKEAA; translated from the coding sequence ATGCACATCAAGGAAGAGCAAAAAGAGCGGCACACGCTTGCCGTGATCGTCGATAACGAGCCGGGCATCCTCGCCCGGATCGCCGGGCTGTTCACTGCGCGCGGCTACAATATCGAAAGCCTCACCGTCTCGGAGATCACCGAGGACAATCGAATTAGTCGCATCACCATCGTGACATCGTCCTCGGCCGCGGTGATGGAGCAGATCATCGCGCAGCTCGAGCGGCTCGTGCCGGTGCACAAGGTGACCGACCTCACCGCCGCCGGCCCGCATGTCGAGCGCGAGCTCGCCCTGGTGAAGGTCGCAGGCACCGGCGACCACCGGATCGAGGCGCTGCGCCTCGCCGAGGTGTATCGTGCCCGCGTCGTCGATGCGACGATTTCGAGCTTCGTGTTCGAAGTCACCGGCGGCTCGGAGAAGCTCGACAAGTTCGTCGAGCTGATGCGCGAGCTCGGCCTGATCGAAGTCGCCCGCACCGGCGTCGTCGCCATTTCGCGCGGCAAGGAAGCCGCCTGA